GATGACTTGCAGGTTAACGGCCAGGAATGGAGCTCGTACTCCAAAAAGGCCGGATGGTCACTGCGGCTCAAGCGGGCGGGGCGCATCATTGTGTATCTCTCGCCGTGTCCAGGCTGCTTTCTGGCGTCGTTCGCCCTTGGCGGCAAGGCGGTTGAGGCGGCGCGGAAGAGCCGGCTTCCGGAGAAGGCCATCAAGATCATGGCCCAGGCCAGGAAGTACGCTGAAGGAACCGCCGTCCGGATTGTGGTCAAGTCGCCAGGCGACGCGGCGATTGTCAGGAAGCTGGCCGTCATCAAAGCGGAGAACTGAGCGGCGTTTCGAGCGCAGTACCCATCGCTTATGATTGGAAAATGGTCCCTATCCTGGAAACTCGCCGCCTGCTGTTGCGGCCGCTGGAACTGGCGGACGCCGAGCAGGCCCAGACTCTGTTCCCGCAATGGGAGATTGTGCGCTACCTCGCTGGCCCTGTCCCTTGGCCCTATCCGCCGGACGGCGCCTACACGTTTTACCGCGATGTGGCTTTGCCCGCGATGGAACGCGGCCAAGCCTGGAATTGGACTCTGCGGCTCAAGACCCAGCCGGAGCAGTTGATTGGCAATATCGCCTTAAGGAGCGGGCCGGCGGACAATCGCGGTTTCTGGCTCGGCCTGCCATGGCACGGACAGGGCCTGATGACCGAGGCGGCCGACGCCGTCACCGATTTCTGGTTTGACGTGCTCAAGTTTCCCGTACTGCGCGTAGCCAAAGTCGCGCTGAACACAGCGTCCGGCCGCATTTCCGCAAAGCAGGGAATGCGGATGGTGGGCACCGAAGAGAAAGACTTCGTTTCCGGCCGCTTTACGGCAGAGATTTGGGAGATCACGGCGGAGGAATGGCGCGCGCGGCGGGCGCTGAGAGCTTGACGCTGTGTGAGCCAGACCGGGACATATGGTATTGTTGCACTTAAGTCAAGTGATTGGATCGACGGTCCGTAGGCTCCCAGTTACCAGGTTCGTTGTTCACGCCAAACTCAGCATGTTGGACCACCCCGTGAAGGCGACTCCATGAATGAAGGTTCTCAACCAGCATCAGCCGGGCAAACCGTGAACGGATACCAGATCCTGGGTATGCTGGGGGCTGGCGGCATGGGCATGGTGTATAAGGCCCTGGACATCAAGCTCAAGCGCACGGTAGCGCTGAAGTTTCTCCCTCCGGAATCCAATGCATCGGAAGCCGCGCGGGCGCTGTTTCTGGAGGAAGCGCGCGCCGCCTCCGCCCTGGACCATCCGAACATCGGCACCATCCACGGAATCGAAGAGGACCCCGAAGGACGGCTGTTCATTGTCATGGCCTACTACGAAGGCCAGACGCTCTCGCACAAGATGAACGGCCCCATGCCGCCGTCGGTAGCGGTGCCTATCGCCATCCAGATCGCGCATGGGCTGGCGGCCGCGCACGCCCGCAACATCGTGCACCGCGACATCAAACCTTCCAACGTGGTCCTTACGGCCCAGGGGTTGGTCAAGATCGTGGATTTCGGGCTGGCGCGGGTGATCAGTTCCGCCAATTCCACGCGCACCCTGGCGACCGCGGGCACGGCCTCCTACATGTCGCCCGAGCAGGTGCTGGGGGAAAAAGGGATTGACCGTCGCACGGACTTGTGGTCCCTGGGCGTGGTGCTCCACCAGATGCTGACCGGCGATCTGGCGTTTGAGGGGGACAGCGTGGCTGCCATGCTGTTTGCCATAGTCCATGCTCCGCCGCGCGAGATTCCCAAAGACGTTGCGCCCGAACTGCAGCGCATTGTGTACCGCGCGCTGGCCAAGGACCGTGAGCAGCGTTACCAGAGCGCCGAAGAGATGGCCGCCGACCTGGAGGCCGCGGCTCCGGCCCGGACCGACAACCGGCCTACCATGTCGGACCGCGAGCTGGCGTCGTATCGCGAGAAGGCTTCGGTGTCAGCGCTGGGGCCCATCGCGCAGCCGCGGCGCGGGCCGGCGAAATGGGTCTTCGGGCTTCTGGCGGTAGCGGTCGTGATGGGCTTGAGCTTGCTGGTTCCCGCCGTGCGGCAGCGCGTGGCGCCCGGCATGTTCACGCCGCCGATCCGGCATATCGCCGTGCTGCCCATTGATACCATCGGCAGCAATCCCAATGACGCCACGCTGGCCGATGGATTGATGGAAAGTCTCACCAGCAGGCTCTCCAACCTGGAAGTCGGCAATGAATCGCTCTGGGTGGTCCCCGCCAGCGAAGTGCGGCGCAGAAAGGTCACCGACCCGGGCGCCGCGCTCAAGACCTTCGGCGCCAACCTGGTGGTGGCCGGCACACTGCAGAGAGACCCCGACAAAGTGCGGCTCATCCTGAACCTGATTGACGCCAAGAGCATGCGGCAGCTTGGTTCGGGCGAGTTTGAAGATCGCGCCGGTGATTTTTCCGCGGTGCAGGATTCGGCGGTGGCCAAGCTGGCCAACCTGATGAAGATTCCCTTGACGCGCGACATGCTGCGCAACACTGGCGGGTCCGTGGTGCCG
This region of Terriglobia bacterium genomic DNA includes:
- a CDS encoding DUF3788 domain-containing protein, which produces MTEKAGIMPSNAFIGRPTRPTEGELAAELGKAKLLWDQVIVGLADDLQVNGQEWSSYSKKAGWSLRLKRAGRIIVYLSPCPGCFLASFALGGKAVEAARKSRLPEKAIKIMAQARKYAEGTAVRIVVKSPGDAAIVRKLAVIKAEN
- a CDS encoding GNAT family N-acetyltransferase → MVPILETRRLLLRPLELADAEQAQTLFPQWEIVRYLAGPVPWPYPPDGAYTFYRDVALPAMERGQAWNWTLRLKTQPEQLIGNIALRSGPADNRGFWLGLPWHGQGLMTEAADAVTDFWFDVLKFPVLRVAKVALNTASGRISAKQGMRMVGTEEKDFVSGRFTAEIWEITAEEWRARRALRA
- a CDS encoding protein kinase → MNEGSQPASAGQTVNGYQILGMLGAGGMGMVYKALDIKLKRTVALKFLPPESNASEAARALFLEEARAASALDHPNIGTIHGIEEDPEGRLFIVMAYYEGQTLSHKMNGPMPPSVAVPIAIQIAHGLAAAHARNIVHRDIKPSNVVLTAQGLVKIVDFGLARVISSANSTRTLATAGTASYMSPEQVLGEKGIDRRTDLWSLGVVLHQMLTGDLAFEGDSVAAMLFAIVHAPPREIPKDVAPELQRIVYRALAKDREQRYQSAEEMAADLEAAAPARTDNRPTMSDRELASYREKASVSALGPIAQPRRGPAKWVFGLLAVAVVMGLSLLVPAVRQRVAPGMFTPPIRHIAVLPIDTIGSNPNDATLADGLMESLTSRLSNLEVGNESLWVVPASEVRRRKVTDPGAALKTFGANLVVAGTLQRDPDKVRLILNLIDAKSMRQLGSGEFEDRAGDFSAVQDSAVAKLANLMKIPLTRDMLRNTGGSVVPAAYELYLKGLGLIQRYDKPGNLDQAISALNDATRTDPKFAIAFAGLGEAYLLKFKTSQDQHMLDEASANCNRALQLNDQLAAVHVTIGRINDAGGKHDVALQEFQRALALEPHNADALIGIARVYETEGRAKDAEEMFRKAAALRPDYWDGYNTLGLFFYRQKRYPEAIAQFQHVSELTPDNVAGYLNAAAALIESNRLPEAADALGKALKISPSYGIYANLGQVYFRQGKYAEAAQNTEAALKLNNKDYRLWVNLAGQYRWLNDDARAVEAYRQALQMVEEVAKLRPQDAGVQVQLGQLYAYLQQKQKAVTRVETALALAPDDPDVLENAAVIYQALGDHARGIQYAIKALDKGYDLEFMKQDPEARALLADPELQRVISRGPHQQP